From the Pieris napi chromosome 20, ilPieNapi1.2, whole genome shotgun sequence genome, one window contains:
- the LOC125059741 gene encoding uncharacterized protein LOC125059741 produces the protein MDIELFISEIQSRPAIWDSKSDSYSNRGEKVKAWEEICELFVGNFSNKTAKEKNIVVTKLQRKWKSLRDSFNRENAKNKNVASGSAATSSKQYIYFNHLSFLNSLKEVRPPTDVTNATNDAETPRPKMNRNINIKRAEKSENEILRTLSENLKRKHDQIIDQNDPDKQFLMSLLPHLKKIDENCKLDFQLEILQLIRKYTHNQNYETCSAQYYGYSSGNDNKHLTQNASTSIPSSPIIQLSPTHSYYSDQSMDNSSVIEDMFIVP, from the exons ATggatatagaattatttatatcagaaATACAATCCCGTCCTGCTATTTGGGATTCAAAAAGTGATAGTTATAGTAATAGAGGAGAAAAAGTGAAGGCCTGGGAAGAAATCTGCGAATTGTTTGTGGGAAATTTTTCGAATAAAACTGCCAAAGAAAAGAACATTGTag TAACTAAATTACAGAGGAAGTGGAAGAGTCTTCGTGACAGTTTTAACagagaaaatgcaaaaaacaaGAACGTTGCGAGTGGTTCGGCAGCAACAAGCAGTAAACagtacatttatttcaatcaTCTATCTTTCTTGAATTCCTTAAAAGAAGTGAGACCGCCTACCGATGTTACTAATGCAACTAATGATGCGGAAACACCTCGCCCGAAAATGAACagaaacattaatataaaaagggCCGAAAAATCAGAAAATGAAATTCTCAGAACACTTTCGgaaaatttaaaacgtaaaCATGATCAAATAATCGACCAAAATGACCCCGATAAGCAATTTCTGATGTCGCTGCTTCcacatctaaaaaaaattgacgaaAATTGTAAACTTGATTTTCAATTAGAAATATTACAGTTAATTAGAAAGTACACGCATAATCAAAATTATGAAACCTGTTCGGCACAATATTATGGTTATTCTTCAGGAAATGACAACAAACACTTGACACAAAACGCTTCTACATCTATCCCGTCTTCACCTATAATTCAGCTTTCTCCAACACATTCATATTATTCTGACCAGTCTATGGACAACAGTTCTGTTATCGAAGACATGTTCATTGTTCCGTGA